TTGTAAGGTTGAGTGTGGGTAGGGTTTAAGGTTGGAAAATAAAAAGCTAAAACACCTTACACTAACAATCTGAATTATTTCAGCGCTGGGATTTTTAAAATTTTAGGGGAGCAGGGTATCAGGCAACGCGCTATTTTAATTGAAAAATAATTATTTAACTTTCCAACCTTAAAACTTTCTAACCTTTCAACCTTCTAACTTTAAAACTTTCCAACCCTCCAACCCATCCCAATGACGATACTCGTTGTTCTCCTCTGCATTATCTCGCTTATTTTATTAATTACCTGGGGCAAAGTAAATGCTTTCCTCGCATTTCTGATCGTTTCTATTTTCACCGGTCTGGGCTTAGGTATTCCGCTATCGGCCATTAATACCTCGGTGCAAAAAGGCATTGGCGATACGCTGGGTTCGTTGGTGATTGTGGTGGTTTTGGGGGCCATGTTGGGTAAATTGGTGGCCGAAAGCGGCGCGGCGCAACGCATTGCCAACGCCATGATGTCGGCTTTCGGCGAAAAATACATTCACTGGGCCTTAATGATTACGGGCTTGGTAGTGGGTATTCCGCTGTTTTACAACGTGGGCTTTGTGCTCATGATTCCCTTGATTTTTTCGGTGGCCTATACCTATAAATTACCTTCGGTGTACATTGGGGTGCCCATGCTTTCGGCTTTGTCGGTAACGCACGGTTTTTTGCCGCCGCACCCATCGCCGGCCGCTTTGGTTACGCAGTTTAACGCCGATATGGGCTGGACCTTGGTATACGGTTTAATTGTTTCTATTCCGGCTATTATTGTAGCGGGGCCTGTTTTTGCCAAAACTTTAAAAAACATGGTTTCTAAACCACTCGAAGGTTTTGTGGTGCAAAATATTCCCGCGGAAAAGTTGCCAGGCGTTACCAACAGCTTATTATCCTCGCTGTTTCCGGTGTTCATGCTCATGTTTACCACCTTGTTTTTGGTTTTTGTACCTAAAGATGGCCTCATGAGCCAAACACTAAAATTCGTAGGCGAACCCAATATTGTGATGTTGCTGGCAGTAATTCTGGCTACAGTAACTTTGGGCTTAAATCAGGGGCGCAGCATGGCATCCATTATGGGCGTTTACGGCGATGCCGTAAAAGATGTGGCCATGATTTTATTGATCGTAAGCGGTGCCGGAATTTTAAAACAGGTATTGCTGGACAGCGGCGTTAGCGCCGAAATTGCTTCGGTGTTGCAAGGCTGGACTTTACACCCCTTGATTCTGGGTTGGCTGATCGCAGCCATTATCCGGGTATGTTTGGGTTCGGCTACGGTGGCCGGTTTAACTACCGCTGGTATTATTTCGCCGCTCATGAAGCAAATTCCCGTTGATCCTAATTTAATGGTTCTGGCTATTGGGGCTGGTAGTCTTATGTTTTCGCACGTAAACGATGCCGGTTTCTGGCTTTTTAAAGAATATTTTAATTTATCCATTAAGCAAACCATTCGTTCCTGGTCGATGATGGAAACTTTGGTTTCTATTGTGGGCATTATCGGCGTAATGGTCATTGATTTTATTATCCGGGCTTAATAGGAAAGCTAGCAATAAGCCGTTTTTAAAAAAACAAATACGCTATAACCTATAAGCTGGTGTTGTGGATTATTAATAACAAACCAGCCCGAAACAAGATTAAACTTAAATGAATTATACCGCCAAAACCATTCGCACCTTTATTGGCGCCAAAGATTATAATAGATCCCGGGCATTTTACCGCGACCTGGACTTTGAGGAAGTGGTAATTGGAGATAAGATGTGCCTTTTCCGGGTAAATGAGAATTTAGGTTTTTATTTGCAGGATTATGATGTAGCAGATTGGATTGACAATTCCATGGTGTTTTTGGAGGTAGATGATATCGAAAAATGCGCTGAAAGTTTGCTCCATAAGAATTTACAAAGCAAATACCCGGAAGTAAAATTTACAGAGATCAAGCAATTTGACTGGGGCAGAGAATTGTTTATGACCGATCCAGCGGGAGTGCTGTGGCACTTTGGTGAATTTAAGAAGTGAAAAGAATCAACACAACGGTTGTAAACTTATGCTTAAGTTCCCGGCATTTTGTTCTCCAATATTTTTGCTGAGATCAGGTTAAAATTTAAAAAAAATCAGAGTACACCATATATTATGTTAAAAAAAACTTTTCTTATCTGTGGCGCTACGGCTTTACTTACTTTGCCCGCATTAGCGCAGCAAACCGTTAAAACGCCTTTAACCAAAAAAACGTCCGGTAATCCTATATTTCCGGGCTGGTACGCCGATCCGGAAGGCATTATTTTTAAAAATAAATACTGGGTATATCCCACTTATTCGGCTCCTTACGAGCAGCAGGTACACCTCGATGCTTTTTCGTCGCCGGATTTAGTAAACTGGACCAAACACAGTCGCATTATTGATACGGCTTCGGTTAAATGGGTGAAAAAGGCCATGTGGGCGCCGGCCATTGTGGAAAAAGGAAATAAATATTACTTGTTTTTTGGCGGCAACGACATTCACGACGATAATAAAGAAGTAGGTGGCATTGGGGTAGCGGTGGCTGATAATCCGACCGGCCCTTTTAAAGATTTATTGGGTAAGCCTTTAATCGGTAAAATCCATAATAAAGCCCAACCGATCGACCAATTCGTGTTTAAAGATAAAGACAACCAGTACTACATGATTTACGGAGGCTGGGGACGTTGCAACATTGCCAAGTTAAAAGACGATTTCACTGGTTTTACCCCGTTTTCGGATGGAGTTACTTTTAAAGAAATCACGCCGAAAGGTTACGTAGAAGGTCCTTTCATGTTTATCCGAAACGGGAAATATTACTTTATGTGGTCGGAAGGTGGCTGGACTGGCCCGGATTACCGGGTAGCTTATGCGGTAAGCGATTCACCATTTGGTCCATTCCAACGGATTGGTACCGTGTTGCAGCAAGACCCGAAAGTTGCTACGGGTGCTGGTCACCACTCCGTTATTCAGGTACCCGGCAAAGACGAATGGTATATTGTGTATCACCGTCGGCCCTTGGATGAAACCGATGGCAACCACCGCGTAACCTGCATCGACCGCATGTATTTTGACGAGAAAGGCATGATTAAGCCGGTTAAGATTACCAACGAAGGAGTGGCCAGCCGGCCGTTAAAGAAGTAAAATAAACCAAGCTGCAGGGTGGCCATAAGCGCTACTTTATTTTGCGGCATTATCTGCCAACTTGTATTTATTTCAGGTTGGCAGATTTTATTTTTCGGTTATATTTAATTGGAGGCTTAGTATTCCCATTTACTAAAAAGCGAAAATTTTAAAAATTATGAAAAAAATTGGACTCGTACTCCTGAGTTGGGTAGTTTTTTCCTGTAATAGTAACAAGTCTTCCGAAGCAGATTCCGGCCAAACCGCCAGTTCAAATCAGACGACTAAAACGGCTTCGGTTACGTACAACAACCCGGTTTTGCCCGGCGATTACGCCGATCCTTCGGTGGTGCGGGTAGGCGACGATTACTGGGCCACAGCTACTTCGTCGGAGTGGGCGCCTTTGTACCCGATTCTGCATTCTAAAAACCTCGTGGATTGGGAAACCGTGGGGCATGTTTTTCCGGAAAAAGCGCCTGCTTGGGCCGACGCGCATTTCTGGGCACCGGAAATTACTTACGATAACGGCAAGTACTACATTTACTATACAGCCAAGAAAAAAGGCGGTAATTTGTGCATCGGCGTAGCAAGTAGTACCAAAGCCACCGGCCCTTATACCGACCACGGCCCCTTGGTTTGCCAGGAAGTAGGCTCCATCGATGCCTTCCCGATCCGCGACGAAAAAGGCGATTTGTATATGGTTTGGAAAGAAGACGGGAACAGCCAAAAGTTGCCCACGCCTATATGGGGCCAGCGTTTAAACGAAGAACGTACCGCTTTAATCGGCGAACGGTTTGAATTATTCCGCAATGACCCGAAAACCTGGGAAGGTGGCTTGGTAGAAGGTCCCTTTATTTTAAAACGCAACGGGTACTACTATACTTTTTACTCCGGCGATGCTTGCTGCGGCCGGGGTTGTACTTACGGGGTAGGAGTGGCCCGCTCTAAAACTTTGCGCGGACCTTGGGAAAAATACGCATCCAATCCTATCTTAAAACAAAGTGACACCTGGAAATGCGCCGGCCACGGCTCCATTGTTTCGGATGCGCAAGGCCGGGATTTTTACTTGTATCACGCGTACCAGAAAGATGATTTTGTATACCCCGGCCGCCAAGGTTTGCTGGATGAAATAACCTGGGGCAAAGATGGCTGGCCGCAGTTTGCTAAAAACGCACCCACTGCTACTGCTGCGGCACCCTTTAACCAGAATGCGCCGGACATTTATAGTTTAATTGAGGAGTTTAACCAGAAAACTTTAGCCGAAAGCTGGCAATGGCCGGTAAACCAAAAATCAAATTATCAAATTAAACCCGAATCAAATGGGCAGTTGGTAATGAAAGCTTCCCCGGCTGAATTAGGAACGGTGCTGGCGCAACGCACCTTAACCGGCGATTACACCACCACCACATTGCTCGATAAAAGTAGCCTCTCAAATGGCGCAACCGCCGGCTTGGCCGCCATTGGCGACAACAGTAACGCCGTTGGGGTAAGTGTGAGCAAAGGCGATCTGGTATTATGGTCCGTAAAAGATAATAAAGTAACGACGCTGGAAAAAGTAAAAGCCCCCACGGAAAACACCGTGCAGTTAAAATTAACAGCTCGTAAAGGCAATAAACTGGAGTTTGCCTGGAGTACCAACGGCACGGCCTGGAACCAACTCAACAAAGGCCAAGCCATTGACGCCGCTTATCTACCACCCTGGGATCGGGGCGTGCGCACCGGGCTATTTGCCAAAGGCCCGGTAAATACCACAGCGACTTTTGATTGGTTTAAAGTTGAAAATTTAGATTAAACGACAAGCCGGTTAATTACTTGCCACCTTTCCTGCTTTTTAACCTTAAGGCATTGAACACCTACCGGAAGTTTAATACTTTTTAATAGCTAATTTTTAAATTTTTGATTTTTTATGAACGCTAAAGTGCTTGCTTCTTCCCTGGCTTTCCTGCTCTTTACTTCTTTTAAACCCGTAAACACTAATTTCGGCGAAAATACACCGGCGTTTGCCCCCACCTATGTGGCTCCGGTTTATACCGCCTTACCCCTGGGCGAAATTAAACCCAAAGGTTGGTTGCATAACCAGTTGCAAATCATGCGCAACGGTACTACGGGGCATTTAGACGAAGTTTACCCCAAAATCAAAAACGATAATGGCTGGCTCGGCGGCAAAGGGGACGCTTGGGAAGAAACACCGTATTGGCTCGATGGCGCCGTGCCACTGGCTTACCTACTCGAAGATAAAACGTTACAAACCAAAGTACTCCGGTACATTAACTGGACCCTCGAGAATCAACGACCCTCCGGATATTTTGGCCCGATTACCAAAGAAGAGCGGGAAAAAGGCGTGAAAGTAACCGTGGAAAATTGTTCGCAAGGCGAGGATTGGTGGCCCAAAATGGTGATGTTAAAAGTAATGCGGCAATACTACACGGCCACGCAAGACCCGCGGGTAATTCCATTTTTTACTAAATATTTTGATTATCAGCTTAAAACCTTAAAACAATGCCCCATTGGTAAATGGACCGACTGGGCGGAATCGCGGGGTACCGATAATGTAATGCTGGTACAGTGGCTCTACGGCATTACTAAAGATCAAAGCTTACTGGAATTAGCTAACCTGATTGATTCGCAATCTTTTACCTGGAGTACCTGGCTGGGTAATCGCGATTGGGTAATTGGGGCGGCTACCCAGCAAAACGATGCCCACTGGATGCGCCGGCACGGGGTAAACGTAGCCATGGCCATAAAAGCGCCGGCCATAAATTACCAACGCACGCAGGATAAAGAATACTTAAGTGCCCTGGACACGGGTTTTAAGGACTTGATGACTTTACACGGTTTGCCTATGGGCATTTTCTCCAGCGACGAAGATTTGCACGGCAACGATCCTACCCAAGGTACCGAATTATGCACCATCGTGGAAGCCATGTATTCCCTGGAAGAAATAATTGGCATTACGGGCGATTTGCGTTATGCCGATGCCCTGGAACGTATGACTTTTAACGCCTTACCTACCCAAACCACCGATGATTACAATGCCAAGCAATATTTCCAGATTGCGAATCAGGTGCAGGTGAAGCGGGGCGTTTTTAATTTTTCGTTGCCCTTTGAGCGCGAAATGAACAACGTGTACGGCATGCGCAGTGGATATACGTGCTGTTTAGCCAACATGCACCAGGGCTGGACTAAATTTACTCAACACTTGTGGTACGGCACCCCGGAGCAGGGCGTAATTGCCATGGCTTACAGCCCCAATCAATTAACCACCAAAGTAGGAAAAAGCAATACCGAAGTAACCATTAACGAGATCACCAATTATCCTTTTGAAGACCAAGTGAATTTTGAAATTTTTACCAAAAACGAAGTAAGTTTTCCGCTACAATTACGGGTGCCTGCTTGGTGCCAGGCCCCGGTTTTAAAGATCAACGGCCAAACCGTAGAGGTGCAGCCAGATAAAAATATAATAACCCTAGACCGAACCTGGAAAAATAAAGATAAAGTAACCCTGCAGCTTCCAATGGAAGTTTCTACCAGCAACTGGGGCCGCAATTCCCGTACCATCGAACGCGGGCCTTTGGTTTATGCTTTAAAACTGGAAGAAAAATGGGAAAAAGGTATCGATCAAAAAGAAGGCGCTTACTGGAATGTATTTCCGAAATCGGCTTGGAACTATGGTTTGCTACAGACCATCGTAAAAGAGCCGGTAAAGAACTTGCAGGTAAAAAATGTAAAACCTGTTACCGATAAATTTGTGTGGAACCTGGCAAACGCACCAATCCAGATTACCGCCATTGCCAAGAAAATTCCGGATTGGAAAATTGTAAACGATGTTGCTCCCCAACCAGTAACCGACCGTACCGGAATTTATCGCGGAAGGGTAACACCCACCGTCGAAAAAATAACCTTGGTGCCTTACGGTTGCACGAAAGTCCGGATTGTGGCTTTTCCGGTGGTTCCTAATTAATCAAAATCGGAATTTTTAAAATTTATCTTTTCCTAAATGTAGTTTGGTAAGTAATCTTAAAAATCCATTCTGTAATCAGGAGAAACTTAATTCGCTACAAAGCAAAACAAGTGTCTCCTGATCAATAGAATGTAAAATACCGAAATATTCTACGCCTACTTAATAACTGCTTAGGGCCTGCTGCAAGTATTGCCACAAATATGATCCTAAAACCCAGATACCGTAAAAGATAAATCCAAGAATTACGAGTAATAGTAAGAGTACTGTTATTACAATACCCGTACCACTACCTTTGTACTTTCCTTCTGCATAATGGCGGCGCAGCAGCCGTACATTGCGATCGTTGGCTTTGTAAGCAAAATCAAAAATATTCCCGAGCACCGGAATGCTACCAATTAAGGCATCCAGCATAATATTTAGGCACATCAAAATAACTACTTTCCGGCTTACCCCGTATCGAGCCATAGTAAATACCAGAATGCCCGAAACGGCGTAGGTAGAGAGTGTACCGGCCAGAGGAATAAATCCCAGAATGGGGTCTAAGCCAAATTTAAAATTAGTACCGGGCAACCGGAACTGGCTATCCATTAAACGCGAAACAGATTCTACCCATCGTAAGCGTTCGTCAGGGAGCGGCAGAAGTGGTGATTGGGGCTTTTCCAAAATCTTTAACTTTTTAGTGGGTTGTTATGCGTTTAGTAACGTTTTTTGCAGCACCGTGG
The sequence above is a segment of the Adhaeribacter swui genome. Coding sequences within it:
- a CDS encoding gluconate:H+ symporter, with protein sequence MTILVVLLCIISLILLITWGKVNAFLAFLIVSIFTGLGLGIPLSAINTSVQKGIGDTLGSLVIVVVLGAMLGKLVAESGAAQRIANAMMSAFGEKYIHWALMITGLVVGIPLFYNVGFVLMIPLIFSVAYTYKLPSVYIGVPMLSALSVTHGFLPPHPSPAALVTQFNADMGWTLVYGLIVSIPAIIVAGPVFAKTLKNMVSKPLEGFVVQNIPAEKLPGVTNSLLSSLFPVFMLMFTTLFLVFVPKDGLMSQTLKFVGEPNIVMLLAVILATVTLGLNQGRSMASIMGVYGDAVKDVAMILLIVSGAGILKQVLLDSGVSAEIASVLQGWTLHPLILGWLIAAIIRVCLGSATVAGLTTAGIISPLMKQIPVDPNLMVLAIGAGSLMFSHVNDAGFWLFKEYFNLSIKQTIRSWSMMETLVSIVGIIGVMVIDFIIRA
- a CDS encoding DUF4112 domain-containing protein, translated to MEKPQSPLLPLPDERLRWVESVSRLMDSQFRLPGTNFKFGLDPILGFIPLAGTLSTYAVSGILVFTMARYGVSRKVVILMCLNIMLDALIGSIPVLGNIFDFAYKANDRNVRLLRRHYAEGKYKGSGTGIVITVLLLLLVILGFIFYGIWVLGSYLWQYLQQALSSY
- a CDS encoding glycoside hydrolase family 43 protein, with amino-acid sequence MLKKTFLICGATALLTLPALAQQTVKTPLTKKTSGNPIFPGWYADPEGIIFKNKYWVYPTYSAPYEQQVHLDAFSSPDLVNWTKHSRIIDTASVKWVKKAMWAPAIVEKGNKYYLFFGGNDIHDDNKEVGGIGVAVADNPTGPFKDLLGKPLIGKIHNKAQPIDQFVFKDKDNQYYMIYGGWGRCNIAKLKDDFTGFTPFSDGVTFKEITPKGYVEGPFMFIRNGKYYFMWSEGGWTGPDYRVAYAVSDSPFGPFQRIGTVLQQDPKVATGAGHHSVIQVPGKDEWYIVYHRRPLDETDGNHRVTCIDRMYFDEKGMIKPVKITNEGVASRPLKK
- a CDS encoding VOC family protein is translated as MNYTAKTIRTFIGAKDYNRSRAFYRDLDFEEVVIGDKMCLFRVNENLGFYLQDYDVADWIDNSMVFLEVDDIEKCAESLLHKNLQSKYPEVKFTEIKQFDWGRELFMTDPAGVLWHFGEFKK
- a CDS encoding family 43 glycosylhydrolase; amino-acid sequence: MKKIGLVLLSWVVFSCNSNKSSEADSGQTASSNQTTKTASVTYNNPVLPGDYADPSVVRVGDDYWATATSSEWAPLYPILHSKNLVDWETVGHVFPEKAPAWADAHFWAPEITYDNGKYYIYYTAKKKGGNLCIGVASSTKATGPYTDHGPLVCQEVGSIDAFPIRDEKGDLYMVWKEDGNSQKLPTPIWGQRLNEERTALIGERFELFRNDPKTWEGGLVEGPFILKRNGYYYTFYSGDACCGRGCTYGVGVARSKTLRGPWEKYASNPILKQSDTWKCAGHGSIVSDAQGRDFYLYHAYQKDDFVYPGRQGLLDEITWGKDGWPQFAKNAPTATAAAPFNQNAPDIYSLIEEFNQKTLAESWQWPVNQKSNYQIKPESNGQLVMKASPAELGTVLAQRTLTGDYTTTTLLDKSSLSNGATAGLAAIGDNSNAVGVSVSKGDLVLWSVKDNKVTTLEKVKAPTENTVQLKLTARKGNKLEFAWSTNGTAWNQLNKGQAIDAAYLPPWDRGVRTGLFAKGPVNTTATFDWFKVENLD
- a CDS encoding beta-L-arabinofuranosidase domain-containing protein, with product MNAKVLASSLAFLLFTSFKPVNTNFGENTPAFAPTYVAPVYTALPLGEIKPKGWLHNQLQIMRNGTTGHLDEVYPKIKNDNGWLGGKGDAWEETPYWLDGAVPLAYLLEDKTLQTKVLRYINWTLENQRPSGYFGPITKEEREKGVKVTVENCSQGEDWWPKMVMLKVMRQYYTATQDPRVIPFFTKYFDYQLKTLKQCPIGKWTDWAESRGTDNVMLVQWLYGITKDQSLLELANLIDSQSFTWSTWLGNRDWVIGAATQQNDAHWMRRHGVNVAMAIKAPAINYQRTQDKEYLSALDTGFKDLMTLHGLPMGIFSSDEDLHGNDPTQGTELCTIVEAMYSLEEIIGITGDLRYADALERMTFNALPTQTTDDYNAKQYFQIANQVQVKRGVFNFSLPFEREMNNVYGMRSGYTCCLANMHQGWTKFTQHLWYGTPEQGVIAMAYSPNQLTTKVGKSNTEVTINEITNYPFEDQVNFEIFTKNEVSFPLQLRVPAWCQAPVLKINGQTVEVQPDKNIITLDRTWKNKDKVTLQLPMEVSTSNWGRNSRTIERGPLVYALKLEEKWEKGIDQKEGAYWNVFPKSAWNYGLLQTIVKEPVKNLQVKNVKPVTDKFVWNLANAPIQITAIAKKIPDWKIVNDVAPQPVTDRTGIYRGRVTPTVEKITLVPYGCTKVRIVAFPVVPN